The following proteins are co-located in the Scyliorhinus canicula unplaced genomic scaffold, sScyCan1.1, whole genome shotgun sequence genome:
- the LOC119960880 gene encoding oocyte zinc finger protein XlCOF15-like translates to LPWCGKGFTRSSHIVTHQLVHIDKRPFICPDCEKSFKCKKDLLTRQLIHTGERPFSCSLCGKGFIQSSHLQTHQPVHSDNTFFNCPDCEKSFKNKKDLLTHQYAHTGERPFTCSVCGKGFSRPSALLNHQRIHTGERPFTCSDCGKGFINSSNLLIHQQLHTGDRPFTCSECGKGFTRSYNLLTHQQVHSEQRPFTCSVCGKGFTRSSNLLNHQRVHTGERPFTCSVCEKGFSQ, encoded by the coding sequence ctgccctggtgtgggaagggattcactcggtcatcccacattGTGACTCATCAGCTTGTTCACATTGATAAGAGACCATTTATATgtcctgactgtgaaaagagttttaaatgtaaaaaggatCTGCTGACACGTCAActtattcacactggagagagaccgttctcctgctccctgtgtgggaaaggattcattcagtcatcccacctgcagacacatcaacctGTTCACTCTGATAACACATTTTTTAATtgtcctgactgtgagaagagctttaaaaacaaaaaggattTACTAACACACCAAtatgctcacactggggagagaccattcacctgctctgtgtgtgggaaaggattcagccgTCCATCTGCCCTACTGaaccaccagagaattcacactggggagaggccattcacctgctctgactgtgggaaaggattcattaattcatccaaccttctgatacaccagcaacttcatacaggggatagaccgttcacctgctctgaatgtgggaagggattcacacgttcatacaaccttctgacacatcAGCAGGTTCACAGTGAGCAGAGACCGTTcacttgctcagtgtgtgggaagggattcactcgttcatccaacctattgaatcaccagcgagttcacactggggagaggccattcacctgctctgtgtgtgagaagggattcagtcag